The Pirellulales bacterium genome includes the window ATGACTTGCGCGAGAATCGTCGCCAGTTGCTCCCCTTTCAATCCTTCGATTCGAATTCGGATGACCGACGGTGATTTGGCGAGTGATGCGGCCAACAGATGGTGAAAATCGGCATCCAAGGTCACCACAATCGCTTTATCTTGGCTGGCATGATCGAGAATTGCCGAGTCGGCGGCTGCGGCCATCCCGATTTGGCTAACGTGCTCTGCCGTAATGCCTGCCACAGCTAAATGTTTGACCGTTGAGCGCGGCAGACCTTGATCGAGGAGCA containing:
- a CDS encoding DUF5615 family PIN-like protein; translated protein: MKLLLDQGLPRSTVKHLAVAGITAEHVSQIGMAAAADSAILDHASQDKAIVVTLDADFHHLLAASLAKSPSVIRIRIEGLKGEQLATILAQVISSAGADLDTGAVVSVTAKRIRVRSLPIRG